A segment of the Nitrosopumilaceae archaeon genome:
AATAGAGGGAATTCAAAATAAGGAAAATTCACTCAATCTTGTTGCGTCTTATGATGACTTACTTGTGAAACCAAATTTGTCTAGTCTAACAGTCAATATTAAAGAATTCAAAATGCCTGAAAACAATAGCCGACCTTTGTATCCTGCGTATGATAATAGTAGAAATGTAGTTTGGATAGGCGACAATAATAGTAAAATATTTGAGTTTGATCTAAATTCAAAAAAATTCATTGAACATAAAATTAATGGTATTAACATTATATCAGCTATAACATTAGATTCTCAACATAAAATATGGTACACAGATCCAATATCAAAAATAATTGGAAATTATGATCCAAGTAATAACTCTAATCAAATCTATAAAATTCCAAGTCAAGGCACTATTTCTGGAATTACCATAGATGATTCTGATAATGTTTGGTTAATTGATGCATCTAATGATAAAGTGTTGAAATTCAATCCAATAACAAAGAACTTTACTTCAATAAACTTGGAGAATGGTTCTCAACCTTTAGGGATTACCATGGAAAAATCATCAGGACAAATATGGATTGCCGAAGGAGGAATCGGAAAGATAGCAAGTATAGATCCTAATAATTATAAAATTAATGAATATGCTCCAACAGAAAATAATGTTATACTTGCTACTCCTACAGGTATAATTTCAGATCCTGTAACAGGTAACATTTACGTTTCAGAACATGATGGCTATGCAGTATCGGTTTTTAATCCACTTTTAAAGACCTTCAAAAAAATCACCTTAGACTTAGAGAAGTCAGATTTGCCACTTGGAATGGTTTTTGATAATTATCATAATCTTTGGGTTGCACAACATACGTTGGATAAAATCGCTGTAATGGATCCTAGAACTGGTGAATTCCGTGAGTTTGACATACCAACGAAAAATACATGGGTTCAGTGGTTAACTGTAGATTCACAAGGCAACATAGTCATGGCAGAATACATGAGTGGTTCACTTGGAATTATATCAACAAATGTGAATCCTGCATTAACACAAGACAATTCTCAAACAAATAACTTACCTGCAGGAATTCCACGTCTGGGCTTCAGCTATGCAGACATGGTAGCTCCTTCAATGGCAGGATTGCTAATAGTTGTTGCTTTCTTTTATTCAAAAAGTGTTACAGATCTAAAGAACAGTATAAGACAAATAAAGAAAAATACAGATTAACAAATATAATTTCATTAATACTAGTTCTACTTTTGTACCAGTTCATTTAAATTTCTGAAAAGCTAATTTTAATCGTGTTCAGATATAGTGAGATGTTAGAAAATAAATCCACTCTACTTAGCATAGTGATGTTTGTGGTAGTTGGACTTTTAGCTATACCTGTTGTACTACCTCACATATCTCATCAATTCCAAGTTTTCCACATACTACTTCATTTTGCAGGGATTAGTTTTGCAGTTTTTCTGAGTATTATTTCTGCTCTTGCATATTCAAAGAATAGAACTAGAAGACTTTTGTTTACTATGATTGCATTTTCTTTGTTTGTTGTATCAGAATCATTTTCTGTAATAGATGCGGCATGGCAATATACTTACTATCTTGGAGAATTCTCAGCAGCTGAATTAGGACATATTTTGATGATCGGTACACTAGGAATGTTTGCATTAAGTGTATTTAGGAGAGATTGAATTGGATAGAAGTTTACAGTTAATTGACATTATTGAAAAAAATCCTGGAATAAAATTCCGTGAGATAATGAGAGAAACAGGTATGAAAAATGGTGTACTAAGCTACCATACAAGAAAATTAGAAAAAATCGGAGTTGTAAAAGTGGAAAGAGGTCCTAGACAAACTAGATTTTATCCCCTTGGTATTACAGGTGAAGAATCTATTCTGATAAGAAATCTAAGACAAGAGACTCCAAGACAGATTTTGTTGTCATTACTTGATGAAAAAATGCTTTCATTTAACAAGATAGTAGAAAAAGTAAGAAAATCACCCTCAACAGTCTCAATTTATCTTAGTCAACTCATCGAAAACAATATTGTAGAAATCAAAATTATTGAATCAAAAAAAATCTTTTACATAAAAGATGTAGAAATAGTTCAAAATGCAATTAACAAATATCATCCAACGTTAATTGAAAAATCAGCAGATCGTCTTGCAGATATTTTCAATTCTCTTTAGGTACTATATTTCATATTCTAGAAAGGAACTAAGATGTTCGTAAAGGACATCTTAGAATCCTTATGAAGTCACTTCTTGTTTGTAAATTTATTTTATAAAAAACGTGGTACAATCATAGAATGTACTATAGTTCATTTGACGAATATACCAAATTGGTAAAATAATAAATTGATTTTTCTCATGAGTAATGAAGAATAAAAAACTTCTAAGCACAATTCTAGGAATAGCAATTGTGGCCGCAATTGGATTTGGGTTAAATCCAATGCAAAAAATAACTTCTGTACATGCAGATACTGCACAAATTAATCCAATGCCAAATGAGCAATGGTTCAGTTTGAACGGAATAACTCTAAAATCGGGAGAATTTCTAGACTTGGTAGATACAACTCCATTTATGACTACCAAAGGTCATGTTGCAGCATACCTACCATGTGACAAACAAGGCAACACACCAATAACATATCTACAGGGAGTAGTTGATGTTGGTGTAAATACACTAACTCCTGTGGATAAGGAGTACCTCCCACAGCTATCTACTCCAGGAAAGAATTGTCTATATCACTTTGACATAGGCACATCTGAGGGTGCAACTGACTTTGCCATAATAAACAGTGGCAAGCAACCAGTTCACTTTGAAGATAGAAACACCTTAACATTCTCTAGTACAGAAGGATTTATCGGTGGCGGATAAAAATACTTCACCGCTTTTTTAGGTGAACTTCATTTTTTATTTTTTCAATTTTAAAGCCAAACGTAACAATTTGGGAATCAACTTTAGTGTTTATTTATAGTAATGAAATCAATCATAGTATAGAATATGATATCTTTGTATACAAAATATTTTCTACTTTTAATTTTTTTCGGATCTTCTGGTCTTTTATTTTTATCAGCTTACGGCGATGGCCTTGCAAGTGAAACTTTACCACCTGAAATGATTGGAAACATAAATGTGACTTTGTCAATTGCCTCTACACCATTTTCTATAGATGACTATCACACAGGCACAGAAATGAACTTCTTTGTAATTGATGTATCTAATCAACAACCACTTCCTGATGTCACAGTTTCAATATCTGCATTCAAAGGTGACAAAGCTCTTTTTGGTCATATTTTTAAAAGTGATAGCGGAAATTTTCTAATATTTGCATACCCACAAGAATCTGGAGATATTTCAATTAATGAACAAGGGGCAGTTTTTTCTGGCTTGCTTGATCAGCATAGTGGCAAGTATGACATAAAGGGTCCAATCTTTAATTCTGGTGGATTATACAGATTCAAAATTAACGTATTAACAATTGGTTCATACGACAATCAAATTAGCAAATCATACAACGCAGCTATATCTATTCCAGAAACTAACCAATACCAAATTCATGACAAAGATTACGGTAATCAAAATGTTACAATGATTGCATACTATGATCAGATTAATAATTTCCATTATGATTCAGAAAAAAAATCAATAAACTTTGCAATGCTATTTGATTGGTCAGAGGGAAATATCAATAATGTATCAGTTGTTCATCAAGAGCTCAAGATTCCAAAAACATTTGGAGATTTTCTAGTTACAAAATATAATGCCTATGTCAATGGAATCAAACTACCTGATAATGCTATTACAATAGATGATTATTCATCTGATGACAGAATAGTTCATCTAATATTATACAAGCAAGAACTAGCAAATTTGGCGATAAAACAGCAATCTTCCAAATCAGAAATGGATTATTCCTTAATGCCAAGTAATGAAACTGGCTTTCCCATAGTACAATTTACAAGAAATGCACAGTTCAAGATTAGTTTAAGTTGGGATCCACCAAAGATCACAGCTGGATCTGATACTAAATTCAACTTTAAAATTCTGGATCCTTATCTCGTAAATCAGACAGTTAGTGATATAGGCTATGATTTTTCATTAATTGCAAATCATAAAGCAATCTTTCAGAAATCTGGCGTGACAGCTGAGACAGGTAATAATACCATTACAGCACCCATTCCAGCAAATGCTACAGGTCCAATCACAATAGCATTTGAGAACATAAAGGGAAATAGCTTTGCAGGCGCAGAAATGTCATCAGTTATTTCAAATCCTACACGAGTGCCTGAATTTCCAATTAGTTCATTGATAGTTCTTTTTGCGATATTTGTAATTGCAATCTCATTTTCGAAATTCACAAAATTTAGAGTTATGTACTAAGTGAATTATTTTCATTTGTTAATATTTTTGTTGAAAACAAACCAGCATGTTTTGCTATCAATGTTCCTACAAACATTGCAACCATTAGCATAACTATAGCTCCCGATGGAGCCAGATTGAAATAATAAGATGTTGTTATTCCAGCAACTACTGCAGTTACTGATAGAGAGATTGAAATAATGATTGTTTTTTTGAATCCTTTCCCCATCATTATACTGGTTATGTTTGGTAACACTATGAGTGCAGATATCAATAAAATTCCAACCAATCGCATTGTTGCAATTACAGTAACTGCTGCCAAAGCTACGAAGAGATAATTTAGTTTTTCAATAGGTATCCCATGAACTTTTGCCTGTTCTTCATCGAATGTAAAATGTATCATTGGTTTTCTAATTACAATCAATGTCACAATTACACCACAGCTTACTGCTAAAATTGTTAGTGTGTCTTGCGTACTTGTTAACAAGATACTTCCAAACAGAAAGCTGAAAAGATCAATAGTAAACCCATGTGATGCACTAATGAGTAATACGCCTATAGCAAAGCCTGATGATAATAAAACTGCAATGGCAGCATCTCCTGATATTTTGGTACTCTTTCTTAGTTTTGTCATACCAAGAGCAGCTGAAACAGAAACAGCAAATGCGGTCCAAATTGGATATATGTTAAGAAAGAATCCAAGGGCAATACCACCAAATGCCACATGAGAGAGAGCATCACCAAATAAAGAGTATCTTTTCAATACCAAAAAAAGGCCTATAATTGAACAGGTAATTGATACTATTACACCTGTAAGCAGAGCTCTTTGCATAAAACCATACGACAAGATATCCAAATTCATTTAAATCACATATCGTGTTTGTGCATGTGCATCTGCATTGCGGATTCTGAATACGTTTTGAGTAGATCTTTGTTTGCAAAAAATTCTTCTTTCTCACCATGAAAGAACAAGTCTCTATTCATACATGCTACTCTAGTTGCCAAATCCGAAATTGCAGTAAGATCATGTGAAGACCACACTATGGTGATCTTGTTTTCCTTGTTTATTTTTCTAAGTACTGAATAGAATTTGTTTTGTACTTCCATGTCTACTCCAGTTACAGGTTCATCTAATATCATCAACAACGGTTCTTTGACAAGAGCTTTTGCAATGAAAGCTCGTTGTTGTTCACCTCCTGATAGTTCGCTAATTCTTCTATCTTTGAATGATTCTAATCCTACAATCTTTAGTGCTTCTTCTATTTTTTCATTATCTTTGATAGATGTTTGAAATATTCTGTTCCAACAGCATCCACAACTTTGCATTAAGGCAGCACCTATAGCTAACTTTTTTCGTGATAAAATTCCCATTGCAACAATATCAGAAACAGTTGCTGGAAAGTTTGGTTCAAAATTTACTTTTTGTGGAACATAACCTATCATTGATAGTAA
Coding sequences within it:
- a CDS encoding winged helix-turn-helix transcriptional regulator, with the translated sequence MDRSLQLIDIIEKNPGIKFREIMRETGMKNGVLSYHTRKLEKIGVVKVERGPRQTRFYPLGITGEESILIRNLRQETPRQILLSLLDEKMLSFNKIVEKVRKSPSTVSIYLSQLIENNIVEIKIIESKKIFYIKDVEIVQNAINKYHPTLIEKSADRLADIFNSL
- a CDS encoding metal ABC transporter permease; this encodes MNLDILSYGFMQRALLTGVIVSITCSIIGLFLVLKRYSLFGDALSHVAFGGIALGFFLNIYPIWTAFAVSVSAALGMTKLRKSTKISGDAAIAVLLSSGFAIGVLLISASHGFTIDLFSFLFGSILLTSTQDTLTILAVSCGVIVTLIVIRKPMIHFTFDEEQAKVHGIPIEKLNYLFVALAAVTVIATMRLVGILLISALIVLPNITSIMMGKGFKKTIIISISLSVTAVVAGITTSYYFNLAPSGAIVMLMVAMFVGTLIAKHAGLFSTKILTNENNSLST
- a CDS encoding metal ABC transporter ATP-binding protein; this encodes MNALEVENVSVGHNGALAVNKISFSVQEGDLLGIVGPNGAGKTTLFRAILGLQNYQGKIKLFGYEGNQYTTLLSMIGYVPQKVNFEPNFPATVSDIVAMGILSRKKLAIGAALMQSCGCCWNRIFQTSIKDNEKIEEALKIVGLESFKDRRISELSGGEQQRAFIAKALVKEPLLMILDEPVTGVDMEVQNKFYSVLRKINKENKITIVWSSHDLTAISDLATRVACMNRDLFFHGEKEEFFANKDLLKTYSESAMQMHMHKHDM